GCCCGTTTATGCGTCCTATCCGCCGCAGGTGGTGAATCACTACCTCGCGCACATCCCGCTGGAATCGTTGGGGATAAGCAATCTGTACCTTACGGTGCGCTTTTGTGTGACCGAGCAGGCGGAGTGATTTTCCCCCGCCTTCCTTTCAGGCGGAAGTGAAAGGTGATGGCTGGGCCCGGCGGCGCAGTGGAATCACTGTTTGACGCGCTGCTCCAGGCGTTGGATGGCCTGGCTGACCCAGCGATTATCATTGGTGTTTTGGATGGAGCGGTAACTCTTGAGAGCGGCGGCAAGATTGCCTTCCTGCTCGTAAATGCGGGCAATTTGCAGGTGGGCCCAATCGGCGCGCTGCGGATTGATGCGCATCAATAATTCGTAGCTTTGCATCACCTTTTCCGGCTCGTTGTTGGCGCGAAAGGCGCCCACACAGGTGTTGATGATCATGTCCACACTCAGGGGGGAGCGGCGGTCATCTTCAGCCACGTCCAGGTGGGGCCACAAATAACCTTCGGCCAGCCGGGCCGCGAGCCAATTGTTTTGGGCGTCGTTCCAACAGTACTGCATGGCTTGCAGGACCATGCTCACGCCAGCGCGTTGATGGCGCAGGTTGGCGCTGGCCAGCAGGCGCTTGGCTACATAGAGTGTCTCCCCAATCACCTGATACATGGCGGAGTAACTTTTGGCTTCATTGAGCCGTTTGCGATGCTCAGTGGCCAGGGCCATTTGGGCTTTCTGCAAATCATTGTTCACCATGGCGGGATTGGCGGCGGCCATGGCGGCAAAGGCGCGTTGAAAATCCCACAGGTCCGCGGTAATGGGCGCCAATTCTTTTTCCATGTCAGGGATTTTTTTGAGCTCCTGCCGCCAGGCGGGCAGGTTTTCCTGGACATAGGCAATGCGCCGGACTTGGTTGGATAGATTTTCCGCGAGCCGATTGGCATTGGTGGCTGCGGAGGTGAGAGCGTCTTTCACCTGTTTCTCCAAGTTTTCGACCAGGTTGCTGCGCATGACCAGCTCCTGTTCCGCCTCGGTGACCCGGTTTTCCAGGCGCAACATGCTGGACTTCAGCTTGAGGTATTCATCGCGCAGGGTGTCAAAGTCTTTGCCTGTGCGTTTGCCTTTTTGCGGGCCTGTATTCTTGTCCTCTTTGGGTTCAACCTTGGCCATCTCGGCTTTGGAGGGGAAGGGGAATTCCACGGTGAAACTGCTGCGGCCGGTTTGTTGTTTAAGGTAGCGGTCCACGGCCCAGCGCGCTTTCCAAGAAGCCAGAGATTGGGCCAACAGGAAATACCCTCCCAAGAGGATGGCGAGGAGCGCGGCAACGGCGCCCAGCCCCAGCCAGAGGCGTTTTTTGCGATTTCCGGCGCCAGCGGTGGTTGTGGCATTCATTTTCTGCATGGTAAGTGCGCGGTCCAGTGTGTCACCCAAAAATCCAACCATCGGTTTAGACGAGAAAGCAGAGGCAAAAGTTACAAAATACCCCTGCCATGGGACGGGGTTGAAGGAGGCATGCGGCAGGGTAAAGGCATTCCTTGCCGTGGGGGTTCAGGGGCAAGCTGAGAGAGCATTCGTGCCAATCCATGGTTTGCCAACCGGCGGGCTTTAGGTCACTCTATTCTCATGAATATGACCTTTCCTCGTCTTTCGAGGGCACGTCTTGGCGGCATGATGGGGGCCAGCCTGCTGGCGTGCCTGCTTCTCTGGGGCACAGTGGCGGCTGAGGCGCAAAATCCGGCCAACTACCGGCGCATTGAGGACATTATCTATGGGCGCAAACACGGGGTGGCTTTGACGCTGGATGTGTTTGAGCCGGCGCGCACCAATGGTTACGGCGTCCTGTTCATGGTGAGCGGGGGGTTCTTTTCTTCCAAGTCCGCCATCAACCCGGCGCATTACCGGCCGTTTTTGGACAGGGGCTATACAGTCTTTGCCGTGGTACATGGTTCCCAGCCCAAATACACCATTCCTGAAATTGTGGAGGATGTGCATCGGGCGGTGCGTTTTGTACGTTACCATGCGGCCAAGTGGGGCATCCGTCCCGATAAACTGGGGGTGTGCGGCGCCAGTGCGGGAGGGCATCTATCCTTGACCTTGGGTACTCAGGGAGGCCCCGGCCGCCCGGAGGCTGCCGATGCGGTGGACCGGGCGAGCAGCGCGGTGCAGGCGGTGGCATGTTTCTTTCCCCCCACGGATTTTCTTAATTACGGCAAAACCGGGGAGGTGGCGGTGGGGATTGGCATTTTAAGGGAGTTTCGGCCTGCCTTTGGTCCCCGTTCCGACCAGCCGCAGGAACGGCTGAAGTACGGGCGGGAGATTTCCCCGATCTATTTTATTACTTCCAACCTGCCCCCCACTTTGATCATTCATGGCGATGCCGACAAGTTGGTGCCCATTCAACAAGCGGAGAGCTTTGTGGAGAAGGCGCGCGAGGCGGGGGCCAAAGCCAAATTGATCGTCAGGCCCGGTCGAGGTCATGGCTGGGTGGACATGTTGCAGGACGTGCAACTGCTGGCGGACTGGTTTGACGAGCATTTGCGCGGCCTAAAAACGCCATAAGACGGTTTAATCCAGAGCGTGACAAGCGGCGGCGGGTGGCCTAAGATGCGCCCATGGACGCAGTCCATGTCAACATCCGGCGCGCCACGGTGGATGATTTGCCGCAGCTCATCGAGTTGTGGAAACAGGAGCAACTCCCATGGCAAACCCTGGAAAAGCGCTTCACCGAATTCCAGGTGGCCGTGGATGGGGAGGGGAAGATTTGGGGGGCGATTGGCATTCGGATTGCGCGGCACCAGGGGCAATTGCACAGCGAGGTTTTCCGGCAGTGGGATTTGGCCGATACTTTGCGCGAGCGTTTTTGGGAGCGCATTGAAACCCTGTCGCACAACCATTCCCTGACCATGCTGTGGACGCAGATGACCGCGCCTTTCTGGCATGGTTATGGATTTCATCCCCCCACGGCGGAGACGTTGGAGCGCTTTCCGCCTGAATTTGGGGACCAGGGGGGGACGTGGACTGTGTTGTCCCTGCGTCCGGAACTGCTGCAGACGGTGGACCTGGAGATGGAATTTGACCGGTTTGCTCACGCCGAGCGGCAACGCACGGAAGCCGCCATGGAACAGGCGCGCTGGCTGAAGCGGCTGGCCACCATTCTGGCGGTGTTGTTGTTTTTGGGCGTGCTGGTGGGGATGAGCTACCTGCTCATGCGCTCTTCCGGCGGGCGATAGGCCCGGCGGGGGTCAGGTATTGGGCGAGGTCAGCGTGCCGGCTTTCATGAAGACGTAAACCAGCAATGCGGCCACCAACAAGCCGAGGACCACCCCCACAATAATAAAGATGAGGTTGGCGCGGTTTTTCTTTTTCCCAAACTGGGTGTCATCAGCAAAGTTGGAGGGTTTGGGGCCGGCCGTTTCCAATTCGTTCAGCTTGACTCCCTGGGGGAGGATGACGGTCTGGTCCAAAGCTTTTTTGGCGGGGGGCGGTTGGTCGCCCTCCAGGCGCATTTGCAGGTTGCCCAGCCGCAGAATCTGGCCGGGTTTCAGCACGGCTTCGGTGATTTGCTGCCCGCCGATGAAGGTGCCGTTGGTGGAGTTGAGGTCGCGCACGACGACCTCCGCGCCCTTGAGCAGGATTTCGCAGTGGTGACTGGAGACAGACGGCTCCGGCACGCAGAAGGCGTTGTCGTCCAGGCGTCCCACGGTGGTGCGCTCCGTTTTCAGCTCGTACGTGCGCCCCGTGAACCCCTCGCTGAGCACGACTAGTTTGGGCATAAAATGCTTTCCTGGGGATTATTGGCTTCGTCCTTCTGCAAGTCAAACCGATTTGCTTCCTGATTTTCTCACCGGTGGGAGTTGTTAAGCGCGGACGGCGAGAAAGGCCGCCCGATGCCGGCAGACTGCGGCGGAAGCGGAGGCCGGCGATGGTGGGGAAGGCATCGTATTTGCCTGCGGCGGCCTGGAAATCCGGCGTGACTTTGCGGCCGTCATGAGACAGACTGCACGGGCACATGCAACGCAAGGGAACATCTGCAAGTGGCCCGGCGCCGGTGGCTCGCAGCGGGCGTTTTGCCACGGGACCGGCCAAGGCCGTGGCGCAATTTACCGAGTCCATCAGTTTCGACTGGCGATTGTGGCGGCA
This is a stretch of genomic DNA from Fontisphaera persica. It encodes these proteins:
- a CDS encoding FHA domain-containing protein — translated: MPKLVVLSEGFTGRTYELKTERTTVGRLDDNAFCVPEPSVSSHHCEILLKGAEVVVRDLNSTNGTFIGGQQITEAVLKPGQILRLGNLQMRLEGDQPPPAKKALDQTVILPQGVKLNELETAGPKPSNFADDTQFGKKKNRANLIFIIVGVVLGLLVAALLVYVFMKAGTLTSPNT
- a CDS encoding alpha/beta hydrolase gives rise to the protein MTFPRLSRARLGGMMGASLLACLLLWGTVAAEAQNPANYRRIEDIIYGRKHGVALTLDVFEPARTNGYGVLFMVSGGFFSSKSAINPAHYRPFLDRGYTVFAVVHGSQPKYTIPEIVEDVHRAVRFVRYHAAKWGIRPDKLGVCGASAGGHLSLTLGTQGGPGRPEAADAVDRASSAVQAVACFFPPTDFLNYGKTGEVAVGIGILREFRPAFGPRSDQPQERLKYGREISPIYFITSNLPPTLIIHGDADKLVPIQQAESFVEKAREAGAKAKLIVRPGRGHGWVDMLQDVQLLADWFDEHLRGLKTP